One Glycine max cultivar Williams 82 chromosome 1, Glycine_max_v4.0, whole genome shotgun sequence genomic window, TAATTCCTTTGCAcgaaacaaataaacaaaacaaacctATGCTCCTGACCCTCAAGTTGATGATACAAACAGTAAACCAACCATCCAAACCCTTACGGAGGGAATTGTTTTGTGTTGTAATAGAGAAATGGATGTTACAAATATCTTTATAACATGATTCCATCTTCTCAAAACATTACCAATACATTGACATTTACAACCTACTTATGGATCAGATAATATGTATTTGTTTCTCTCAAGCTGATGATAAAaacagtaatatatatatatatatatatatatatatatatatatatatatatatatatatatatatatatatatatatatatatatatattgtttccaACATGTATCCTCCTTCAaaggcaattttgttcaagCAATTGTTGGACACTAAATAAGACAATAACATTGATTCTCAACATCAGAATGTTCctcatttaacaaaaaaaaaaatacatgttagAATCGAGGAATCACACGACACCACgcaaaaattgttaaaatctAAAAGACAACCAAATTTATTCCAATCTACCAAACAGAACCCAAGTAAAATCAGCAAAGACaacatttagaaaaaaaaaaaaaaaaaactcacaggCCAAGGACACAACGGGTAACATCACGACCCTTATCGAGGCACTTTTCGGGGTTCTGATCCTTCTTCTTGCACTTCAGAAACTCCAAATTCTCGGAGTGGCACCTTATCCCAATGTGCTTCGACGACGCCATCAACACCGCAGAAGTTGGGATCGGGTTTCCGGAAGCATCAACAGCGCTCGCCATGGGAAGTTCAAACCTTTTTAAAGCAGAGAAGGGAAAGGGCAAATTGATCAGTCTCGTACCGTTTGGTTCccgagaaaatgaaagaaaattacatGGAAAGggggaaaatttt contains:
- the LOC100527451 gene encoding NADH dehydrogenase [ubiquinone] 1 alpha subcomplex subunit 8-B-like, with the protein product MASAVDASGNPIPTSAVLMASSKHIGIRCHSENLEFLKCKKKDQNPEKCLDKGRDVTRCVLGLLKDLHQKCTKEMDEYVGCMYYHTNEFDLCRKEQQAFEKKCSLE